In Betta splendens chromosome 19, fBetSpl5.4, whole genome shotgun sequence, the following proteins share a genomic window:
- the LOC114845739 gene encoding C-reactive protein-like: MRFAVVLLGVFGFSLNRSSATQVGLTDKVLVFPYETDFSFVTLVPQKDMGLKAFTLCMRVATELPEERQIILFAYRTADYDELNVWREKDGRVSFYMSGDGSFFHLPPLATFRTSLCLTWESRGGLTAFWVDGRRSTYQVYKPGHSIRPKGTVLLGQDPDKHLGGLEAVQSFVGEVTDLNMWDFVLSRSMIQAWHYGHKVPKGNIFDWATMEYEVSGNVMVVDDD, translated from the exons ATG aggtTTGCTGTCGTCCTGCTCGGCGTCTTTGGATTCTCTTTGAATCGCTCTTCAGCCACACAGG TTGGTCTCACGGATAAAGTCCTGGTCTTCCCTTATGAGACAGACTTCAGCTTCGTGACCCTGGTCCCACAGAAGGACATGGGGCTGAAGGCCTTCACCCTGTGCATGCGCGTGGCCACGGAGCTGCCCGAGGAACGCCAGATCATCCTGTTCGCCTACCGCACGGCCGACTACGACGAGCTCAACGTGTGGCGCGAGAAGGACGGCCGCGTTTCCTTCTACATGAGCGGAGACGGCAGCTTCTTCCACCTGCCGCCTCTCGCCACCTTCCGCACCAGCCTCTGCCTGACCTGGGAGTCCCGCGGCGGCCTCACCGCCTTCTGGGTGGACGGCAGGCGCAGCACGTACCAGGTGTACAAGCCCGGGCACAGCATCCGCCCCAAGGGCACCGTCCTCCTGGGCCAGGACCCGGACAAGCACCTCGGGGGCTTGGAGGCCGTGCAGAGCTTCGTCGGGGAGGTGACGGATCTGAACATGTGGGACTTTGTTCTGTCCAGGAGCATGATCCAGGCCTGGCACTACGGACACAAGGTACCTAAGGGAAACATCTTTGACTGGGCCACTATGGAGTATGAGGTGAGTGGGAACGTGATGGTGGTGGATGATGACTGA
- the stub1 gene encoding E3 ubiquitin-protein ligase CHIP, with amino-acid sequence MAGSPEKSSTAQELKEQGNRLFLCRKYQEAATCYSKAINRNPSVAVYYTNRALCHVKLQQHDKALADCKHALELDSQSVKAHFFLGQCHLELENYDEAIGNLQKAYNLAKEQRLNFGDDIPSALRIAKKKRWNSIEERRINQENELHAYLTKLILAEKERELESKEKQDDNQNGGDAAKIASKHDKYLLDMDELFSQVDEKRKKREIPDYLCGKISFELMREPCITPSGITYDRKDIEEHLQRVGHFDPVTRSPLTQDQLIPNLAMKEVIDAFIQENGWVEDY; translated from the exons ATGGCCGGAAGCCCGGAGAAGAGTTCCACCGcgcaggagctgaaggagcaggggAACAGGCTGTTCCTCTGTCGCAAGTACCAGGAGGCTGCTACGTGCTACAGCAAAGCTATT AACCGTAATCCGTCAGTGGCCGTGTACTACACCAACAGGGCTCTCTgccatgtgaagctgcagcagcatgacAAGGCTCTAGCAGACTGCAAGCATGCGCTGGAGCTTGACAGCCAGTCAGTCAAGGCCCACTTCTTTTTGGGCCAGTGTCACTTGGAGCTGGAGAACTATGATGAAGCTATCGGCAACCTGCAGAAAG CTTATAACCTTGCAAAAGAGCAAAGGCTTAATTTTGGAGATGACATCCCAAGCGCCTTGCGCATAGCTAAGAAGAAACGCTGGAACAGCATTGAGGAGAGACGCATCAATCAGGAGAATGAGTTACATGCTTACTTAACCAAGCTCATACTGGCTGAAAAGGAGAG AGAGCTAGAATCCAAAGAGAAGCAGGACGACAATCAGAATGGAGGCGATGCGGCCAAGATTGCGTCAAAACAT GATAAGTATTTATTGGACATGGATGAACTCTTCTCTCAAGTGgatgagaaaagaaaa AAGCGGGAGATCCCAGATTACCTGTGTGGGAAGATCAGTTTTGAGCTGATGAGGGAGCCGTGCATCACACCTAGTGGAATCACTTATGATCGTAAAGACATAGAAGAGCACCTACAG CGAGTGGGTCATTTTGACCCTGTCACCAGGAGTCCCCTGACCCAAGACCAGCTGATCCCAAACCTAGCCATGAAGGAAGTCATCGATGCCTTTATTCAAGAGAACGGCTGGGTGGAGGACTACTAA
- the metrn gene encoding meteorin, which produces MSAFKVWINATWILFLAVSDVAFSNYSEDQCSWRGSGLSQQHGSVEQISLHCSEGTLDWLYPTGALRLTLSPRLPSVAVGPGGSSSGLITACVKPSEQFHGAQLYLERDGVLELLIGDRLESSPPPRVRCFSRMPGERVALFLQATPHQDISRRIASFHYELRGDWSARLSLDSSPISSEDACRPCNDTEILMAVCTSDFVVRGNIRSVEEDENLRAAVIKVSSTRVFRQKYALFTGSSRLARRGDIRTLLQCGVKPGPGSFLFTGRVHFGEAWLGCAPRYKDFLQAYTAAKAAQQIPCELPVD; this is translated from the exons ATGTCCGCTTTTAAGGTTTGGATTAACGCTACGTGGATTTTATTTCTGGCCGTTTCCGACGTGGCTTTTTCAAACTACTCCGAGGACCAGTGCAGCTGGAGAGGCAG CGGTCTGTCCCAGCAGCACGGCAGCGTGGAGCAGATCTCCCTCCACTGCTCCGAGGGCACCCTGGACTGGCTGTATCCCACGGGGGCCCTGCGCCTCACCCTCTCCCCCCGCCTGCCCTCCGTGGCGGTGGGGCCCGGCGGCAGCAGCTCGGGCCTCATCACGGCCTGCGTCAAGCCCTCGGAGCAGTTCCACGGAGCCCAGCTCTACCTGGAGCGGGACGGcgtcctggagctgctcataGGGGACCGCCTGGAGTCCTCGCCGCCGCCGAGGGTGCGCTGCTTCAGCCGCATGCCCGGCGAGAGGGTGGCCCTGTTCCTGCAGGCGACGCCCCATCAGGACATCAGCAGGAGGATCGCTTCCTTCCACTACGAGCTGAGGGGCGACTGGAGCGCGCGCCTGTCGCTGGACTCCAGCCCCATCAGCAGCGAAG ATGCCTGCAGACCCTGCAACGACACAGAGATCCTCATGGCTGTTTGCACTAGTGACTTCG TGGTGCGGGGGAACATCCGCTCGGTGGAGGAAGACGAGAACCTACGGGCGGCCGTGATCAAGGTCAGCAGCACCCGGGTGTTTCGCCAGAAGTACGCGCTGTTCACCGGCAGCAGCCGCCTCGCCCGTAGGGGCGACATCAGGACCCTGCTGCAGTGCGGCGTCAAGCCCGGACCCGGCAGCTTCCTCTTCACGGGCCGGGTCCACTTCGGCGAGGCCTGGCTGGGCTGCGCTCCGCGCTACAAGGACTTCCTGCAGGCGTACACCGCGGCCAAAGCCGCCCAGCAGATCCCCTGTGAACTCCCCGTGGACTGA
- the prr35 gene encoding proline-rich protein 35, whose product MSKDDACKVTSASKHKERKPKKPHYIPRPWGKPYNYKCFQCPFTCMEKSHLYNHMKYSLCKNSLSLLIESDWPYKKGNILHPDQLRPFQQAHGLHAPGKDELEQMSRAEERQRPRKPADEEGEERGGGGPEDEDDGGREDGMEAAELKDGADEAKKAKQPDSDLMADMLSLEDQLLRARSVEVEAQLKQYKLSKTCLTAPGLLSEQWRLLASGHAKAKAEAAQPRVSNSIPCYPPPPNLVDYQDPTGLNLSVLGVGYPLSPGLFSYMNSAIPAGAAAQTHAQLAQLPFLASAAQLMHPGPGPHGDRALLAPRLYYPFLCEHAFGAASGQSDAGKALKAPAGGPEAGALPGFQPKVSLWKVPALRPGSGPVQPSGWGSPQRDSPDQGYRSGDKAPTPGKDGKAAWGLKRTAAPPGNHEAPAEKKPAMGFTLDLMKNFQTASTLNTVADKLYQNSLQDAQLQHRPTELWYNDPLTSPSTETTSVSTCGRPNSQESAAARTVGEEASESVAALLGDLSKALQEYQEAERKISHLEKEDLPAQRHLWEHLSKIRSELSHIHQALERSTRPSDGPLDLSVKRDPAEAIGEQSAREDGSPRGNTTETEEEDEELAEKREDEEDESKAMRTSLESRKQSLDLLIKMSQASVVNAEALSPAALGLRPSPSEALWPSRTTKCEADSSVLLCPDGRSVVFTDISTSKTPKRPAPVQRREAQCPLSPLTAADS is encoded by the exons ATGTCGAAGGACGACGCGTGCAAGGTCACATCTGCAAGCAAGCACAAGGAGCGCAAGCCCAAGAAGCCTCACTACATCCCCCGGCCATGGGGCAAGCCCTACAACTACAAGTGCTTCCAGTGCCccttcacctgcatggagaagTCCCACCTCTACAACCACATGAAGTACAGCCTGTGCAAAAACTCCCTGTCCCTGCTCATAGAGTCAGACTGGCCCTATAAGAAGGGCAACATCCTCCACCCGGATCAGCTGCGGCCGTTCCAGCAGGCGCACGGCCTCCACGCTCCCGggaaggacgagctggagcAAATGTCGCGGGCCGAGGAGCGGCAGAGGCCGCGGAAGCCTGCGGACGAGGAGGgcgaggagcgaggggggggcgggccggaggacgaggacgacggcGGGCGGGAGGACGGCATGGAGGCGGCCGAGCTGAAAGACGGGGCGGACGAGGCCAAGAAAGCCAAGCAGCCGGACTCAGACCTCATGGCCGACATGCTGTCGCTGGAGGACCAGCTGCTACGAGCGCGCTCGGTAGAGGTGGAGGCCCAGCTGAAGCAGTACAAACTGTCCAAGACGTGTCTGACGGCGCCTGGGCTGCTGTCGGAGCAGTGGCGGCTGCTGGCGTCCGGCCACGCTAAGGCCAAAGCGGAGGCGGCGCAGCCGCGGGTGAGCAACTCCATCCCCTGCTACCCGCCGCCGCCCAACCTGGTGGATTACCAGGACCCCACGGGGCTCAACCTGTCCGTGCTGGGCGTGGGCTACCCCCTCAGCCCCGGCCTCTTCTCCTACATGAACTCCGCCATTCCCGCAGGGGCGGCGGCCCAGACCCACGCCCAGCTCGCCCAGCTCCCCTTCCTGGCGTCGGCCGCTCAGCTGATGCACCCGGGCCCGGGCCCCCACGGGGACCGGGCCCTCCTCGCCCCCCGCCTCTACTACCCGTTCCTGTGCGAGCACGCGTTCGGCGCGGCCTCCGGTCAAAGCGACGCCGGCAAAGCGCTCAAGGCGCCGGCGGGCGGTCCGGAGGCCGGCGCGCTGCCCGGCTTCCAGCCTAAGGTCAGTCTGTGGAAGGTGCCGGCGCTGCGGCCGGGCAGCGGGCCGGTGCAGCCCAGCGGCTGGGGGTCCCCGCAGAGGGACTCTCCGGACCAGGGCTACCGCTCAGGGGACAAAGCACCGACGCCCGGCAAGGACGGCAAGGCGGCGTGGGGCTTGAAGCGGACCGCGGCTCCACCGGGGAACCACGAGGCTCCTGCGGAGAAGAAACCAGCCATGGGCTTCACTCTGGACCTCATGAAGAACTTCCAGACGGCTTCCACTCTCAATACGGTAGCGGATAAACTTTACCAAAACAG TTTACAGGACGCTCAGCTTCAGCACCGTCCCACTGAGCTGTGGTACAATGATCCTCTCACCAGTCCCAGCACCGAAACAACCTCTGTCTCAACATGCGGTCGGCCAAACAGCCAAGAGTCTGCCGCCGCCCGGACAGTGGGGGAGGAGGCTTCAGAGTCGGTAGCTGCGCTCCTCGGCGACCTCTCCAAGGCCCTGCAGGAGTACCAGGAGGCCGAACGCAAGATCTCCCACCTGGAGAAGGAGGACCTTCCCGCCCAGCGCCACCTCTGGGAGCACCTGAGCAAGATCCGCAGCGAGCTCTCCCACATCCACCAGGCGCTGGAGCGCAGCACCCGCCCCAGCGACGGGCCTCTGGACCTGTCCGTCAAGAGAGACCCGGCAGAGGCCATCGGCGAGCAGAGCGCGCGAGAGGACGGCAGCCCGAGAGGCAACACcacggagacggaggaggaggacgaggagctggcGGAGAaaagggaggacgaggaggacgagagcAAGGCGATGAGGACGTCGCTGGAGAGTCGCAAGCAGTCGCTGGACCTGCTGATCAAGATGAGCCAGGCGTCCGTGGTCAACGCCGAGGCGCTGTCGCCCGCCGCCCTCGGCCTGAGGCCCAGCCCGTCCGAGGCGCTGTGGCCCAGCAGGACCACCAAGTGCGAGGCCGACTCCAGCGTCCTGCTCTGCCCCGACGGCCGATCGGTGGTGTTCACCGACATCTCCACCTCGAAGACCCCGAAGAGACCGGCGCCCGTGCAGCGGCGGGAGGCTCAGTGTCCGCTGAGCCCTTTGACAGCCGCCGACAGCTAA